In a single window of the Coregonus clupeaformis isolate EN_2021a chromosome 10, ASM2061545v1, whole genome shotgun sequence genome:
- the LOC121574920 gene encoding immunoglobulin-like and fibronectin type III domain-containing protein 1 isoform X4, with protein sequence MWKNKSKVTDQTATGQAGPVSDEFDKGPVSDVFEKEGVGIKKKSKVPGVMITQYVEEIPEGKSHPDFTRKPIALTIQEGKFAFFKALVVGDPEPTVTWGRNNGDVSDTSKYVTKYDPATREHLFEMANVQPEQADTYKCFAANEFGRAVVTVVLNVIEVGFKKAQADLQVQAVGDFKSVLKRKSKIRPKMEKKEDGEIDPKFWELLLSADKKDYESLMLEFGVTDFRFMLKTLNEMKKEREEEQAQFIQNLSNLKHIEVGPDGSATFTIDMDLIEQSSRIFLYKDGVMIPYTKELGDSMKHSLKIVGRKYQFSVRDLFPDDAGLYQVDVEDVNVFSTDFKIPMVDFLVKIQECKAMEREDAVFECVLSQPFSKIMWVGKNLPLEAGDKYDIEVSEDKLIHRLIIKDVAMVDKGIYAAVAGIKSCNAFLVVEADKSEPGKKKQRKTTRAGGAGVDLMAIAQEQAVKNTADREVLMEKVKAIKEERAANDPAAPETGAKAKAKAKAKVVEASQTGAPKQAPAVKGSDHKSVDNKGYSIKSGLSDLFALRGKKGELVCEMSHKVDGAWFKDGEKLSTTDGLAIVKDGKRHTLTIHNSSEDDAGVYHFEAEGFKSEAKVTVGDVPGFDADDLHKFSKPVTVKVGQNASWKMPYTPQDNLEVKWFKDGKQLKDGGGVKLVKEVNHSRLMLRECLRSDAGEIKIQLKNPFGTIEAKSRLIVLGKPGPPEGPVEILETNSTVIELQWGTPKDNGGSPLTNYIIERQQLGQTMWKKMGDVAADKTTYRDRNVVHGKLYIYKIYAVNPEGTSDALQTEETMAGVLIFAGRPGAPKVVSASKTCINLKWEPPEDDGGIKIDGYQLEKRKKDTAQWIALNPVTEPIEVLEYAVKDVVEGAEYEFRVSAINVSGAGEFSLPSVMVTAKNPNMKPTFKDPEDFMVIRAGNSVRIKVLYEAEPPPEITWMKDDEPVSGFIQIINTEGCSQLVIPSSTRSDSGNFTIVAKNKVGEASFDIEVLVTDEPKPPGAVELEQIVHGKVIVSWEASPDQELDNRLYYMVAEHDSSTRMWHTVADRIFDNSYTANNIMPGREYHFKIYAKNDMGMSDPSTSPTWGINSNRIPINTNTPVAVSFEKAPSVLVPLKVHSPPKGYQMYMTCAIRGCPTPSVTWHLNNVCINGDSNYYITNSYGVCSMYILRVRPKDAGEYKVVAVNSFGKAECSTKLVVKD encoded by the exons ATGTGGAAAAATAAATCAAAGGTCACGGACCAGACAGCCACTGGCCAAG CAGGTCCAGTCTCAGACGAGTTTGACAAAG GTCCTGTCTCAGACGTCTTCGAAAAAGAAGGAG TTGGGATCAAGAAGAAATCAAAAGTCCCTGGAGTTATGATCACGCAGTATGTGGAGGAAATACCAGAGGGAAAAAGTCACCCTGACTTCACCCGCAAGCCCATCGCATTGACTATCCAGGAGG GTAAATTCGCCTTCTTCAAAGCCCTGGTTGTTGGAGATCCAGAACCAACCGTGACATGGGGCAGAAATAATGGAGATGTGTCAGATACATCGAAATATGTAACAAAATATGACCCTGCTACTCGTGAGCACTTATTTGAG ATGGCCAATGTACAACCAGAACAAGCAGACACCTACAAATGCTTTGCAGCTAATGAGTTTGGAAGAGCAGTGGTCACAGTGGTCCTCAATGTTATTGAAG TTGGGTTCAAGAAAGCACAAGCGGACTTACAGGTGCAAGCTGTTGGAGATTTTAAATCTGTACTGAAGAGAAAAAG TAAAATTCGTCCCAAAATGGAAAAGAAAGAAGATGGAGAAATAGATCCAAAGTTTTGGGAACTCTTGTTAAGTGCTGACAAGAAAGACTATGAGAGCCTGATGTTGGAGTTTGGAGTCACTGACTTCCGCTTTATGCTGAAGACACTGAATGAGAtgaagaaggagagggaggaagagcaaGCTCAG TTCATTCAAAACCTATCTAACCTGAAACATATTGAAGTTGGACCCGATGGCTCTGCAACCTTTACAATAGACATGGATCTCATTGAACAAAGCAGCAGAATCTTCCTCTACAAG GATGGAGTGATGATTCCATACACCAAGGAATTGGGAGATTCAATGAAACACAGCCTTAAGATAGTGGGCCGAAAATATCAGTTCAGCGTAAGGGATCTGTTTCCTGATGACGCTGGGCTCTACCAGGTGGATGTTGAGGACGTAAATGTATTCTCCACCGATTTTAAGA TTCCCATGGTGGACTTCCTGGTCAAGATTCAGGAGTGTAAGGCCATGGAGAGAGAGGAtgctgtgtttgagtgtgtcCTGTCACAACCCTTCAGCAAGATCATGTGGGTTGGCAAGAACTTACCATTGGAGGCAGGGGACAAATATGATATTGAGGTTTCAGAAGACAAGCTCATCCACAGACTAATCATTAAAGACGTTGCAATGGTGGACAAAGGCATCTATGCAGCTGTGGCAGGAATCAAATCTTGCAATGCCTTTCTTGTTGTTGAAG CCGACAAGAGTGAACCCGGCAAAAAGAAACAACGTAAAACCACAAGGGCCGGAGGAGCTGGAGTTGACCTGATGGCAATTGCCCAAGAGCAGGCCGTTAAAAACACAGCAGACAGAGAGGTGCTGATGGAGAAGGTGAAAGCAATCAAGGAAGAGAGAGCTGCTAATGACCCTGCAGCACCTGAGACTGGAGCTAAAGCTAAAGCTAAAGCTAAAGCTAAGGTGGTAGAGGCTTCCCAAACAG GAGCACCAAAACAGGCACCGGCAGTTAAAGGGTCTGACCATAAATCTGTGGATAATAAGG GATACAGCATTAAGAGTGGACTCTCGGATCTCTTCGCTCTCCGTGGCAAGAAAGGGGAACTGGTTTGTGAGATGAGCCATAAAGTTGATGGGGCCTGGTTCAAGGATGGAGAGAAG TTATCCACCACAGATGGGCTAGCCATAGTGAAAGACGGAAAGAGACACACGCTGACCATTCATAACAGCAGTGAAGACGACGCTGGAGTCTATCACTTTGAAGCAGAAGGATTTAAATCAGAGGCAAAAGTCACTGTGGGAG ATGTGCCCGGCTTTGATGCTGATGACCTCCACAAGTTTTCTAAGCCTGTGACAGTAAAAGTGGGCCAGAATGCGTCCTGGAAGATGCCTTATACACCACAGGACAACTTGGAGGTGAAATGGTTTAAGGATGGCAAACAGCTGAAGGATGGTGGTGGGGTGAAGTTGGTGAAGGAGGTCAACCACAGCCGGCTGATGCTCCGGGAATGTTTGCGTTCTGACGCTGGGGAGATCAAGATTCAACTCAAAAACCCATTTGGCACTATAGAGGCCAAATCTCGACTGATTGTTCTTG GCAAGCCCGGCCCACCAGAAGGCCCAGTGGAAATCTTGGAGACCAACTCCACTGTGATTGAGCTGCAGTGGGGCACTCCTAAGGACAACGGTGGCTCCCCGCTGACTAACTACATCATTGAGCGCCAGCAGCTGGGACAGACAATGTGGAAGAAGATGGGGGATGTCGCAGCTGACAAAACCACCTACAGGGACAGGAATGTGGTTCATGGGAAACTGTACATCTACAAGATCTACGCAGTGAACCCAGAGGGGACCAGTGATGCACTGCAGACAGAGGAAACAATGGCTGGCGTACTGA TATTTGCTGGCCGACCAGGAGCACCCAAAGTGGTCAGCGCGTCAAAGACCTGCATCAACCTGAAATGGGAGCCCCCGGAAGATGACGGAGGAATTAAGATTGATGGCTATCAACTGGAGAAACGCAAGAAGGACACAGCTCAGTGGATCGCTTTGAACCCAGTCACTGAGCCTATTGAAG TGCTGGAGTACGCGGTGAAAGATGTTGTTGAGGGGGCGGAGTATGAGTTCAGGGTATCGGCCATCAATGTTTCTGGGGCGGGAGAGTTCAGTCTCCCCTCTGTGATGGTGACTGCAAAGAATCCCAACA tGAAGCCTACATTCAAAGATCCAGAGGACTTCATGGTGATCAGGGCGGGAAATTCTGTGAGAATCAAAGTTCTGTATGAG GCTGAGCCTCCACCAGAGATCACTTGGATGAAGGACGATGAGCCTGTATCCGGTTTTATACAGATCATCAACACAGAGGGCTGTTCCCAGCTTGTGATCCCCTCATCAACACGCTCTGATTCAGGAAACTTCACCATTGTGGCTAAGAATAAAGTTGGAGAGGCCAGCTTTGACATTGAGGTCCTGGTCACAG ATGAGCCAAAGCCTCCCGGTGCAGTGGAGCTGGAGCAGATTGTCCATGGCAAAGTAATTGTGTCCTGGGAGGCCTCTCCAGACCAGGAGCTGGACAACAGGCTGTATTACATGGTGGCCGAGCACGACTCCAGCACACGCATGTGGCACACTGTGGCAGACCGCATCTTTGACAACTCATATACGGCCAATAACATCATGCCTGGAAGGGAGTACCACTTCAAAATCTATGCCAAGAACGACATGGGCATGTCAGACCCCTCCACGTCACCCACCTGGGGCATCAACAGCAACAGAA TTCCTATAAACACAAACACGCCAGTGGCAGTCAGCTTTGAGAAAGCACCGTCTGTCCTGGTCCCCCTGAAGGTGCACTCACCACCAAAAGGATACCAGATGTACATGACCTGCGCCATCCGGGGATGCCCCACACCAAGCGTTACATGGCACCTGAACAACGTCTGCATCAATGGTGACAGCAACTACTACATCACCAACTCGTACGGCGTGTGCTC
- the LOC121574920 gene encoding immunoglobulin-like and fibronectin type III domain-containing protein 1 isoform X6: MWKNKSKVTDQTATGQVGIKKKSKVPGVMITQYVEEIPEGKSHPDFTRKPIALTIQEGKFAFFKALVVGDPEPTVTWGRNNGDVSDTSKYVTKYDPATREHLFEMANVQPEQADTYKCFAANEFGRAVVTVVLNVIEVGFKKAQADLQVQAVGDFKSVLKRKSKIRPKMEKKEDGEIDPKFWELLLSADKKDYESLMLEFGVTDFRFMLKTLNEMKKEREEEQAQFIQNLSNLKHIEVGPDGSATFTIDMDLIEQSSRIFLYKDGVMIPYTKELGDSMKHSLKIVGRKYQFSVRDLFPDDAGLYQVDVEDVNVFSTDFKIPMVDFLVKIQECKAMEREDAVFECVLSQPFSKIMWVGKNLPLEAGDKYDIEVSEDKLIHRLIIKDVAMVDKGIYAAVAGIKSCNAFLVVEADKSEPGKKKQRKTTRAGGAGVDLMAIAQEQAVKNTADREVLMEKVKAIKEERAANDPAAPETGAKAKAKAKAKVVEASQTGAPKQAPAVKGSDHKSVDNKGYSIKSGLSDLFALRGKKGELVCEMSHKVDGAWFKDGEKLSTTDGLAIVKDGKRHTLTIHNSSEDDAGVYHFEAEGFKSEAKVTVGDVPGFDADDLHKFSKPVTVKVGQNASWKMPYTPQDNLEVKWFKDGKQLKDGGGVKLVKEVNHSRLMLRECLRSDAGEIKIQLKNPFGTIEAKSRLIVLGKPGPPEGPVEILETNSTVIELQWGTPKDNGGSPLTNYIIERQQLGQTMWKKMGDVAADKTTYRDRNVVHGKLYIYKIYAVNPEGTSDALQTEETMAGVLIFAGRPGAPKVVSASKTCINLKWEPPEDDGGIKIDGYQLEKRKKDTAQWIALNPVTEPIEVLEYAVKDVVEGAEYEFRVSAINVSGAGEFSLPSVMVTAKNPNMKPTFKDPEDFMVIRAGNSVRIKVLYEAEPPPEITWMKDDEPVSGFIQIINTEGCSQLVIPSSTRSDSGNFTIVAKNKVGEASFDIEVLVTDEPKPPGAVELEQIVHGKVIVSWEASPDQELDNRLYYMVAEHDSSTRMWHTVADRIFDNSYTANNIMPGREYHFKIYAKNDMGMSDPSTSPTWGINSNRIPINTNTPVAVSFEKAPSVLVPLKVHSPPKGYQMYMTCAIRGCPTPSVTWHLNNVCINGDSNYYITNSYGVCSMYILRVRPKDAGEYKVVAVNSFGKAECSTKLVVKD, from the exons ATGTGGAAAAATAAATCAAAGGTCACGGACCAGACAGCCACTGGCCAAG TTGGGATCAAGAAGAAATCAAAAGTCCCTGGAGTTATGATCACGCAGTATGTGGAGGAAATACCAGAGGGAAAAAGTCACCCTGACTTCACCCGCAAGCCCATCGCATTGACTATCCAGGAGG GTAAATTCGCCTTCTTCAAAGCCCTGGTTGTTGGAGATCCAGAACCAACCGTGACATGGGGCAGAAATAATGGAGATGTGTCAGATACATCGAAATATGTAACAAAATATGACCCTGCTACTCGTGAGCACTTATTTGAG ATGGCCAATGTACAACCAGAACAAGCAGACACCTACAAATGCTTTGCAGCTAATGAGTTTGGAAGAGCAGTGGTCACAGTGGTCCTCAATGTTATTGAAG TTGGGTTCAAGAAAGCACAAGCGGACTTACAGGTGCAAGCTGTTGGAGATTTTAAATCTGTACTGAAGAGAAAAAG TAAAATTCGTCCCAAAATGGAAAAGAAAGAAGATGGAGAAATAGATCCAAAGTTTTGGGAACTCTTGTTAAGTGCTGACAAGAAAGACTATGAGAGCCTGATGTTGGAGTTTGGAGTCACTGACTTCCGCTTTATGCTGAAGACACTGAATGAGAtgaagaaggagagggaggaagagcaaGCTCAG TTCATTCAAAACCTATCTAACCTGAAACATATTGAAGTTGGACCCGATGGCTCTGCAACCTTTACAATAGACATGGATCTCATTGAACAAAGCAGCAGAATCTTCCTCTACAAG GATGGAGTGATGATTCCATACACCAAGGAATTGGGAGATTCAATGAAACACAGCCTTAAGATAGTGGGCCGAAAATATCAGTTCAGCGTAAGGGATCTGTTTCCTGATGACGCTGGGCTCTACCAGGTGGATGTTGAGGACGTAAATGTATTCTCCACCGATTTTAAGA TTCCCATGGTGGACTTCCTGGTCAAGATTCAGGAGTGTAAGGCCATGGAGAGAGAGGAtgctgtgtttgagtgtgtcCTGTCACAACCCTTCAGCAAGATCATGTGGGTTGGCAAGAACTTACCATTGGAGGCAGGGGACAAATATGATATTGAGGTTTCAGAAGACAAGCTCATCCACAGACTAATCATTAAAGACGTTGCAATGGTGGACAAAGGCATCTATGCAGCTGTGGCAGGAATCAAATCTTGCAATGCCTTTCTTGTTGTTGAAG CCGACAAGAGTGAACCCGGCAAAAAGAAACAACGTAAAACCACAAGGGCCGGAGGAGCTGGAGTTGACCTGATGGCAATTGCCCAAGAGCAGGCCGTTAAAAACACAGCAGACAGAGAGGTGCTGATGGAGAAGGTGAAAGCAATCAAGGAAGAGAGAGCTGCTAATGACCCTGCAGCACCTGAGACTGGAGCTAAAGCTAAAGCTAAAGCTAAAGCTAAGGTGGTAGAGGCTTCCCAAACAG GAGCACCAAAACAGGCACCGGCAGTTAAAGGGTCTGACCATAAATCTGTGGATAATAAGG GATACAGCATTAAGAGTGGACTCTCGGATCTCTTCGCTCTCCGTGGCAAGAAAGGGGAACTGGTTTGTGAGATGAGCCATAAAGTTGATGGGGCCTGGTTCAAGGATGGAGAGAAG TTATCCACCACAGATGGGCTAGCCATAGTGAAAGACGGAAAGAGACACACGCTGACCATTCATAACAGCAGTGAAGACGACGCTGGAGTCTATCACTTTGAAGCAGAAGGATTTAAATCAGAGGCAAAAGTCACTGTGGGAG ATGTGCCCGGCTTTGATGCTGATGACCTCCACAAGTTTTCTAAGCCTGTGACAGTAAAAGTGGGCCAGAATGCGTCCTGGAAGATGCCTTATACACCACAGGACAACTTGGAGGTGAAATGGTTTAAGGATGGCAAACAGCTGAAGGATGGTGGTGGGGTGAAGTTGGTGAAGGAGGTCAACCACAGCCGGCTGATGCTCCGGGAATGTTTGCGTTCTGACGCTGGGGAGATCAAGATTCAACTCAAAAACCCATTTGGCACTATAGAGGCCAAATCTCGACTGATTGTTCTTG GCAAGCCCGGCCCACCAGAAGGCCCAGTGGAAATCTTGGAGACCAACTCCACTGTGATTGAGCTGCAGTGGGGCACTCCTAAGGACAACGGTGGCTCCCCGCTGACTAACTACATCATTGAGCGCCAGCAGCTGGGACAGACAATGTGGAAGAAGATGGGGGATGTCGCAGCTGACAAAACCACCTACAGGGACAGGAATGTGGTTCATGGGAAACTGTACATCTACAAGATCTACGCAGTGAACCCAGAGGGGACCAGTGATGCACTGCAGACAGAGGAAACAATGGCTGGCGTACTGA TATTTGCTGGCCGACCAGGAGCACCCAAAGTGGTCAGCGCGTCAAAGACCTGCATCAACCTGAAATGGGAGCCCCCGGAAGATGACGGAGGAATTAAGATTGATGGCTATCAACTGGAGAAACGCAAGAAGGACACAGCTCAGTGGATCGCTTTGAACCCAGTCACTGAGCCTATTGAAG TGCTGGAGTACGCGGTGAAAGATGTTGTTGAGGGGGCGGAGTATGAGTTCAGGGTATCGGCCATCAATGTTTCTGGGGCGGGAGAGTTCAGTCTCCCCTCTGTGATGGTGACTGCAAAGAATCCCAACA tGAAGCCTACATTCAAAGATCCAGAGGACTTCATGGTGATCAGGGCGGGAAATTCTGTGAGAATCAAAGTTCTGTATGAG GCTGAGCCTCCACCAGAGATCACTTGGATGAAGGACGATGAGCCTGTATCCGGTTTTATACAGATCATCAACACAGAGGGCTGTTCCCAGCTTGTGATCCCCTCATCAACACGCTCTGATTCAGGAAACTTCACCATTGTGGCTAAGAATAAAGTTGGAGAGGCCAGCTTTGACATTGAGGTCCTGGTCACAG ATGAGCCAAAGCCTCCCGGTGCAGTGGAGCTGGAGCAGATTGTCCATGGCAAAGTAATTGTGTCCTGGGAGGCCTCTCCAGACCAGGAGCTGGACAACAGGCTGTATTACATGGTGGCCGAGCACGACTCCAGCACACGCATGTGGCACACTGTGGCAGACCGCATCTTTGACAACTCATATACGGCCAATAACATCATGCCTGGAAGGGAGTACCACTTCAAAATCTATGCCAAGAACGACATGGGCATGTCAGACCCCTCCACGTCACCCACCTGGGGCATCAACAGCAACAGAA TTCCTATAAACACAAACACGCCAGTGGCAGTCAGCTTTGAGAAAGCACCGTCTGTCCTGGTCCCCCTGAAGGTGCACTCACCACCAAAAGGATACCAGATGTACATGACCTGCGCCATCCGGGGATGCCCCACACCAAGCGTTACATGGCACCTGAACAACGTCTGCATCAATGGTGACAGCAACTACTACATCACCAACTCGTACGGCGTGTGCTC
- the LOC121574920 gene encoding immunoglobulin-like and fibronectin type III domain-containing protein 1 isoform X1, with amino-acid sequence MWKNKSKVTDQTATGQAGPVSDEFDKGPVSDVFEKEGVGIKKKSKVPGVMITQYVEEIPEGKSHPDFTRKPIALTIQEGKFAFFKALVVGDPEPTVTWGRNNGDVSDTSKYVTKYDPATREHLFEMANVQPEQADTYKCFAANEFGRAVVTVVLNVIEVGFKKAQADLQVQAVGDFKSVLKRKSKIRPKMEKKEDGEIDPKFWELLLSADKKDYESLMLEFGVTDFRFMLKTLNEMKKEREEEQAQFIQNLSNLKHIEVGPDGSATFTIDMDLIEQSSRIFLYKDGVMIPYTKELGDSMKHSLKIVGRKYQFSVRDLFPDDAGLYQVDVEDVNVFSTDFKIPMVDFLVKIQECKAMEREDAVFECVLSQPFSKIMWVGKNLPLEAGDKYDIEVSEDKLIHRLIIKDVAMVDKGIYAAVAGIKSCNAFLVVEADKSEPGKKKQRKTTRAGGAGVDLMAIAQEQAVKNTADREVLMEKVKAIKEERAANDPAAPETGAKAKAKAKAKVVEASQTGAPKQAPAVKGSDHKSVDNKGQSNSEGPPAPTVPGQPVGDSTGYSIKSGLSDLFALRGKKGELVCEMSHKVDGAWFKDGEKLSTTDGLAIVKDGKRHTLTIHNSSEDDAGVYHFEAEGFKSEAKVTVGDVPGFDADDLHKFSKPVTVKVGQNASWKMPYTPQDNLEVKWFKDGKQLKDGGGVKLVKEVNHSRLMLRECLRSDAGEIKIQLKNPFGTIEAKSRLIVLGKPGPPEGPVEILETNSTVIELQWGTPKDNGGSPLTNYIIERQQLGQTMWKKMGDVAADKTTYRDRNVVHGKLYIYKIYAVNPEGTSDALQTEETMAGVLIFAGRPGAPKVVSASKTCINLKWEPPEDDGGIKIDGYQLEKRKKDTAQWIALNPVTEPIEVLEYAVKDVVEGAEYEFRVSAINVSGAGEFSLPSVMVTAKNPNMKPTFKDPEDFMVIRAGNSVRIKVLYEAEPPPEITWMKDDEPVSGFIQIINTEGCSQLVIPSSTRSDSGNFTIVAKNKVGEASFDIEVLVTDEPKPPGAVELEQIVHGKVIVSWEASPDQELDNRLYYMVAEHDSSTRMWHTVADRIFDNSYTANNIMPGREYHFKIYAKNDMGMSDPSTSPTWGINSNRIPINTNTPVAVSFEKAPSVLVPLKVHSPPKGYQMYMTCAIRGCPTPSVTWHLNNVCINGDSNYYITNSYGVCSMYILRVRPKDAGEYKVVAVNSFGKAECSTKLVVKD; translated from the exons ATGTGGAAAAATAAATCAAAGGTCACGGACCAGACAGCCACTGGCCAAG CAGGTCCAGTCTCAGACGAGTTTGACAAAG GTCCTGTCTCAGACGTCTTCGAAAAAGAAGGAG TTGGGATCAAGAAGAAATCAAAAGTCCCTGGAGTTATGATCACGCAGTATGTGGAGGAAATACCAGAGGGAAAAAGTCACCCTGACTTCACCCGCAAGCCCATCGCATTGACTATCCAGGAGG GTAAATTCGCCTTCTTCAAAGCCCTGGTTGTTGGAGATCCAGAACCAACCGTGACATGGGGCAGAAATAATGGAGATGTGTCAGATACATCGAAATATGTAACAAAATATGACCCTGCTACTCGTGAGCACTTATTTGAG ATGGCCAATGTACAACCAGAACAAGCAGACACCTACAAATGCTTTGCAGCTAATGAGTTTGGAAGAGCAGTGGTCACAGTGGTCCTCAATGTTATTGAAG TTGGGTTCAAGAAAGCACAAGCGGACTTACAGGTGCAAGCTGTTGGAGATTTTAAATCTGTACTGAAGAGAAAAAG TAAAATTCGTCCCAAAATGGAAAAGAAAGAAGATGGAGAAATAGATCCAAAGTTTTGGGAACTCTTGTTAAGTGCTGACAAGAAAGACTATGAGAGCCTGATGTTGGAGTTTGGAGTCACTGACTTCCGCTTTATGCTGAAGACACTGAATGAGAtgaagaaggagagggaggaagagcaaGCTCAG TTCATTCAAAACCTATCTAACCTGAAACATATTGAAGTTGGACCCGATGGCTCTGCAACCTTTACAATAGACATGGATCTCATTGAACAAAGCAGCAGAATCTTCCTCTACAAG GATGGAGTGATGATTCCATACACCAAGGAATTGGGAGATTCAATGAAACACAGCCTTAAGATAGTGGGCCGAAAATATCAGTTCAGCGTAAGGGATCTGTTTCCTGATGACGCTGGGCTCTACCAGGTGGATGTTGAGGACGTAAATGTATTCTCCACCGATTTTAAGA TTCCCATGGTGGACTTCCTGGTCAAGATTCAGGAGTGTAAGGCCATGGAGAGAGAGGAtgctgtgtttgagtgtgtcCTGTCACAACCCTTCAGCAAGATCATGTGGGTTGGCAAGAACTTACCATTGGAGGCAGGGGACAAATATGATATTGAGGTTTCAGAAGACAAGCTCATCCACAGACTAATCATTAAAGACGTTGCAATGGTGGACAAAGGCATCTATGCAGCTGTGGCAGGAATCAAATCTTGCAATGCCTTTCTTGTTGTTGAAG CCGACAAGAGTGAACCCGGCAAAAAGAAACAACGTAAAACCACAAGGGCCGGAGGAGCTGGAGTTGACCTGATGGCAATTGCCCAAGAGCAGGCCGTTAAAAACACAGCAGACAGAGAGGTGCTGATGGAGAAGGTGAAAGCAATCAAGGAAGAGAGAGCTGCTAATGACCCTGCAGCACCTGAGACTGGAGCTAAAGCTAAAGCTAAAGCTAAAGCTAAGGTGGTAGAGGCTTCCCAAACAG GAGCACCAAAACAGGCACCGGCAGTTAAAGGGTCTGACCATAAATCTGTGGATAATAAGG GCCAGTCAAATAGTGAAGGCCCACCGGCGCCCACTGTGCCTGGCCAGCCAGTCGGAGACAGTACTG GATACAGCATTAAGAGTGGACTCTCGGATCTCTTCGCTCTCCGTGGCAAGAAAGGGGAACTGGTTTGTGAGATGAGCCATAAAGTTGATGGGGCCTGGTTCAAGGATGGAGAGAAG TTATCCACCACAGATGGGCTAGCCATAGTGAAAGACGGAAAGAGACACACGCTGACCATTCATAACAGCAGTGAAGACGACGCTGGAGTCTATCACTTTGAAGCAGAAGGATTTAAATCAGAGGCAAAAGTCACTGTGGGAG ATGTGCCCGGCTTTGATGCTGATGACCTCCACAAGTTTTCTAAGCCTGTGACAGTAAAAGTGGGCCAGAATGCGTCCTGGAAGATGCCTTATACACCACAGGACAACTTGGAGGTGAAATGGTTTAAGGATGGCAAACAGCTGAAGGATGGTGGTGGGGTGAAGTTGGTGAAGGAGGTCAACCACAGCCGGCTGATGCTCCGGGAATGTTTGCGTTCTGACGCTGGGGAGATCAAGATTCAACTCAAAAACCCATTTGGCACTATAGAGGCCAAATCTCGACTGATTGTTCTTG GCAAGCCCGGCCCACCAGAAGGCCCAGTGGAAATCTTGGAGACCAACTCCACTGTGATTGAGCTGCAGTGGGGCACTCCTAAGGACAACGGTGGCTCCCCGCTGACTAACTACATCATTGAGCGCCAGCAGCTGGGACAGACAATGTGGAAGAAGATGGGGGATGTCGCAGCTGACAAAACCACCTACAGGGACAGGAATGTGGTTCATGGGAAACTGTACATCTACAAGATCTACGCAGTGAACCCAGAGGGGACCAGTGATGCACTGCAGACAGAGGAAACAATGGCTGGCGTACTGA TATTTGCTGGCCGACCAGGAGCACCCAAAGTGGTCAGCGCGTCAAAGACCTGCATCAACCTGAAATGGGAGCCCCCGGAAGATGACGGAGGAATTAAGATTGATGGCTATCAACTGGAGAAACGCAAGAAGGACACAGCTCAGTGGATCGCTTTGAACCCAGTCACTGAGCCTATTGAAG TGCTGGAGTACGCGGTGAAAGATGTTGTTGAGGGGGCGGAGTATGAGTTCAGGGTATCGGCCATCAATGTTTCTGGGGCGGGAGAGTTCAGTCTCCCCTCTGTGATGGTGACTGCAAAGAATCCCAACA tGAAGCCTACATTCAAAGATCCAGAGGACTTCATGGTGATCAGGGCGGGAAATTCTGTGAGAATCAAAGTTCTGTATGAG GCTGAGCCTCCACCAGAGATCACTTGGATGAAGGACGATGAGCCTGTATCCGGTTTTATACAGATCATCAACACAGAGGGCTGTTCCCAGCTTGTGATCCCCTCATCAACACGCTCTGATTCAGGAAACTTCACCATTGTGGCTAAGAATAAAGTTGGAGAGGCCAGCTTTGACATTGAGGTCCTGGTCACAG ATGAGCCAAAGCCTCCCGGTGCAGTGGAGCTGGAGCAGATTGTCCATGGCAAAGTAATTGTGTCCTGGGAGGCCTCTCCAGACCAGGAGCTGGACAACAGGCTGTATTACATGGTGGCCGAGCACGACTCCAGCACACGCATGTGGCACACTGTGGCAGACCGCATCTTTGACAACTCATATACGGCCAATAACATCATGCCTGGAAGGGAGTACCACTTCAAAATCTATGCCAAGAACGACATGGGCATGTCAGACCCCTCCACGTCACCCACCTGGGGCATCAACAGCAACAGAA TTCCTATAAACACAAACACGCCAGTGGCAGTCAGCTTTGAGAAAGCACCGTCTGTCCTGGTCCCCCTGAAGGTGCACTCACCACCAAAAGGATACCAGATGTACATGACCTGCGCCATCCGGGGATGCCCCACACCAAGCGTTACATGGCACCTGAACAACGTCTGCATCAATGGTGACAGCAACTACTACATCACCAACTCGTACGGCGTGTGCTC